The bacterium genomic sequence GCTCGTGCAGCAAACGGCTCGCAGCCGAAACCCTGCCGCGTTTTCCTCTTTCGCTACTGCGACCGATCGTGGCGCCGATGATCGTCCGGCGCATGCGCCCGCGCATGGCGTTTGCCGGGGCGAACGAAACCAATCGCCCGCATCTGGAAAAATCCTGGCGACGCACGGTCGAACTGCTCGATGCTCACCTGGAAACTCGCCCCTATTTGTTCGGCGGGCGCCCGGCTTTCGGGGACTTCGGTATCTGGGGCAATTTCTACCAGGCCTACTCCGACCCGACCGGTGGAGCCCACGTGCGTTCAACGGCTCCCTCTCTCGAAGCCTGGCTATTGCGCATGCGGGAGCCGACGAACGAAGGTGAGTTCGAAGCAGTGGACACACTTCTTCCCACGCTCGCGCCCCTGCTCGAAGAACAGGTCGCCGATCGCTTTCTTTTCTGGACCGTCGCCAATACAAACGCGCTGAAGAAGGGTGAGTCGCTGACCCGTCTGCGCCTCGACGATGGCGCCTACGAGCAGAAGACCTTCAAGTACCACGCATGGTCACTCGAGCGCCTGAAAGAGAAGCTCGAACCGCTACGCGACGATCCCAAACTAAGAGAGATCCTGGGCAAGACCGGGTGCTGGCCGCATCTGGCCTGAGCGCACATTCGTATGGAAGGTCCGTTACCTCGGATCTTTCGAAGCTCCAGCACTACAATCGGGAAATGACGCTATCGGCGTACTGGTTCAACGCGCCGATCTTGTGTTTCACGCTCTGGGTATCGGTTTCGTACGCGTTGCGGAAACCGACGATTGCGTCGGTTACTCCCGCGTCTTCCATGCGGCGGACGCCGTCGAGGGTGTAGGCGTCCATCGAGATCACGTGAACTTCGAAGGGATCTCCGTCGCGGCCGCAGGCCTTTCGGAAGCCCGCCAGCTTGGCGAGGTAGCTTTTCAGGTCCTCTCCGTCTCCACCCGCGTGCATCCAACCGTCGCCCAGTTCCGCGGCTCTGCGCAATGCGCGATCGGCGTGGCCGCCGATCAGCAGGGGAATCGGTTGGCTCGGAACCGGACAGAGCTTGATGCTCTCCACGTCGTAGAACTTGCCGTGAAACTCGTAGAAACCACCGGCTGTCAGCCCGCGGATGATCTCGATCATCTCGTCCATGCGTGCGCCGCGACCCTGCCATTGTGAATCCGTTACGCGGAAGTCATCGGGCCAGGGACTCAGGCCGATTCCGAACCCGAAACGATTGTCCGTCATGACCGCCACGGAACTGGCGGATTTCGCCACCAGCACCGGATTCCGGATCGGAAGTTTCACTACGAAGGTCGTGAAGCGCAGCCGTTCGGTCACGGCCGCCATCGCGGGAATCAACGTGAACGGTTCGATGAAGGGCTTGTCTTCCAGGAATTCCCGGTTGCCATCAGGCGTGTAGGGGTACTTGCTGTCGGAAACTTCCGGATAACAGATGCTGTCCGGGACGGTGAATGAGTGGAATCCCGCCTGATCGGCCGCAATCGCGAGTGGCAGGTAGTGGGACGGATCGCACATCGATTCTGCAAAGCTGAAACGCAAAGGAGTACCTCTCTGCTGGGTGCGCTGGAGCGCGTAGCGATCAGGGGCGCATCGTATAGAGTCGCGGTCCGCGATGTTGCCCGAGTTGGTGCTGGATCTCGTCGATCCAGTCACATAGTCGGGGTCGTGTTTCCCGCGGGTCGATCAGGTCGTGCACGCCGAATTCTTCCGCCCGAGGGAAGACCGATTGTGCCGCTGCCATCTGTTCTTCGAGTTCGCGACGCCGAGCATCGGAGTCGGAAGCGTTGTCGATTTCGTTCTTGAAGGCCAGCGCTACACCGCTCTCGACGGGCAAGGCGCCGGATTCTGCGGACGGCCAGGCGACCACGGTGCTTGCGGGGCCGAGGTGAATGCCCTGGGCCACACCGAACGATTTTCGGATCACGATCACATACCAGGGGACCCGGGTTTGAAGCGAGGCGTACATCGCAGCCATGCCGTGGCGAATCGTGCCCGCGTGCTCGGCCTCGGCACCGATCATGAATCCGGGCTCGTCGACGAAGCTGACGATCGGCAATCCGAATGAATCACAGAGTTCGAAGAAGCGGCGCACCTTCTGGGCCCCGTCCGCGGTCATCGAGCCACCGCCGTGGAAACAATCGTTGGCGAGTACGCCGACCGGCTGACCCGCTATGCGCGCCAGCCCCGTGATCTGGCTGCGCCCAAAGCCGGGTGCGCGTTCGAAGAATGATCCGCGATCGACGATCAGTTCGATCACCCGTCGCATCTTGTAGGCGCGGCGGCGGTTGCGCGGAATGATCGACTCCAGTTCTTCTTCACGACGGGTGCGCGAATCGCCCTCGTCGAATACCGGAGCGGGCTCCCAGACATTGGACGGCAGATACGACAGGAACTTGCGTGTGATGCGCCAGACATCGGCTTCGTCTTCAGCCACGTTGTCGACCACGCCACTGTGAGCGTGGACCTGTGCGCCGCCCAGCTCTTCCTTGTTCAGATTCTCGCCGAGCGCGCGTTCCACCAGGATGGGTCCCCCGGTCA encodes the following:
- a CDS encoding glutathione S-transferase family protein, whose product is MTRPLRLIGMEMSPYTIKVRSYLRYKGIPFEWISRDISKNALFQKHAKVQLIPLVLFGDDEAMQDSTPIIERLERENPEPSIHPEQPASKFLSALLEEFGDEWCNKLMFQYRWGPPADCRSCSKRLAAETLPRFPLSLLRPIVAPMIVRRMRPRMAFAGANETNRPHLEKSWRRTVELLDAHLETRPYLFGGRPAFGDFGIWGNFYQAYSDPTGGAHVRSTAPSLEAWLLRMREPTNEGEFEAVDTLLPTLAPLLEEQVADRFLFWTVANTNALKKGESLTRLRLDDGAYEQKTFKYHAWSLERLKEKLEPLRDDPKLREILGKTGCWPHLA
- a CDS encoding TIGR03619 family F420-dependent LLM class oxidoreductase — translated: MRFSFAESMCDPSHYLPLAIAADQAGFHSFTVPDSICYPEVSDSKYPYTPDGNREFLEDKPFIEPFTLIPAMAAVTERLRFTTFVVKLPIRNPVLVAKSASSVAVMTDNRFGFGIGLSPWPDDFRVTDSQWQGRGARMDEMIEIIRGLTAGGFYEFHGKFYDVESIKLCPVPSQPIPLLIGGHADRALRRAAELGDGWMHAGGDGEDLKSYLAKLAGFRKACGRDGDPFEVHVISMDAYTLDGVRRMEDAGVTDAIVGFRNAYETDTQSVKHKIGALNQYADSVISRL
- a CDS encoding propionyl-CoA carboxylase, with protein sequence MAWKPEIEAIEKRRQLAKQLGGAEAIEKQHARGRLTVRERVSALADADSFAEVGGLVGEAEVDDEGRLKSMEPASVVVGNARIDGRQVVVCGDDFTIRAAAYSPAALKKGLYADELAIRRRVPLIRLLEGGGASIAGASGTRGRSGYDWTAPAPLNLLSMEALSTVPVVCAALGPVAGFPAGRLVASHLSIMTRETAQVLTGGPILVERALGENLNKEELGGAQVHAHSGVVDNVAEDEADVWRITRKFLSYLPSNVWEPAPVFDEGDSRTRREEELESIIPRNRRRAYKMRRVIELIVDRGSFFERAPGFGRSQITGLARIAGQPVGVLANDCFHGGGSMTADGAQKVRRFFELCDSFGLPIVSFVDEPGFMIGAEAEHAGTIRHGMAAMYASLQTRVPWYVIVIRKSFGVAQGIHLGPASTVVAWPSAESGALPVESGVALAFKNEIDNASDSDARRRELEEQMAAAQSVFPRAEEFGVHDLIDPRETRPRLCDWIDEIQHQLGQHRGPRLYTMRP